From Melospiza melodia melodia isolate bMelMel2 chromosome 2, bMelMel2.pri, whole genome shotgun sequence:
ctcattgtttgatattgttttggttttattgtttaataaacagtttttttccacctttctccaaggaggcatttttttcctcccggaccagttgtggggaggggccaattggatctgcttttcccagcggagctcctttgggggattcttccccaaatttgctctaaacctggacacccAGAAACAGGGGGAGTCTGAGGAACTGGTCTGCATCAAGAACATCCCATTGGCTCAGTCCACAAAAACATCTTCCCCTGCTAAGGGCCGTCTGCACTCAGGTGCCTCCACCCGCTCCCTCACCAGCTTCCCCTCCCAGGAGACCCTTGCAAAGCTGGAAGCCTCCTCCCCAGAGAAGAGCCCTGGCCATTCAGTACTGCTGGGCCTCCCTGGGTACCGACCAGTCACGCGTAGCTCCCTGCGCTTGCAGcggaccagcagctccagcctcggTGTGTATGGGCGGGGAAGGCACTGGGACTGCTGGCTGTGGGGTTCTGCCCTGCCTTGGCGGAGTCAGGTCTTACCTGGAAGCCCCCTGACCCTTCCTTGCTTTGGATTTAGGCCAGAGCACCATGAAGCTGGGCATGTGCCAGGATGAGCCGG
This genomic window contains:
- the LOC134431578 gene encoding nuclear mitotic apparatus protein 1-like, yielding MKVNQDIEILHDMQRLKQGESEELVCIKNIPLAQSTKTSSPAKGRLHSGASTRSLTSFPSQETLAKLEASSPEKSPGHSVLLGLPGYRPVTRSSLRLQRTSSSSLGQSTMKLGMCQDEPEQLDDWNHIAELQQQNQARPPHLKTSYPL